A single window of Dermochelys coriacea isolate rDerCor1 chromosome 14, rDerCor1.pri.v4, whole genome shotgun sequence DNA harbors:
- the LOC119842962 gene encoding uncharacterized protein LOC119842962: MEGPSLVSKSCYLEPLSVENLLQMRSKLESKGKMTRELSAHFNGVLKMVQECEFVQNDAKKVIKCNQEDLKYLCSDGEDKIFVFCHNGEPPYIGKERDSDRYLCPSPPKTELLSIRHLLSAMSRLESQERMTNELRTCFEHALENFRQEPSFIQGNARLVICYEEKEFHFVSGNGENEFMVYLEDGKPHYDSPVLGWGAYLFKMLASFFKAVG, translated from the coding sequence ATGGAGGGGCCTTCCCTTGTCAGCAAATCTTGCTACCTGGAACCTCTCAGCGTAGAGAACCTGCTGCAAATGCGGAGCAAACTGGAGTCCAAGGGGAAGATGACCAGGGAGCTGAGTGCCCACTTCAACGGTGTGCTGAAAATGGTCCAAGAATGTGAGTTTGTCCAGAATGACGCCAAGAAGGTGATCAAGTGCAATCAGGAAGACCTGAAATATCTCTGCAGCGATGGAGAAGACAAGATCTTTGTCTTCTGCCACAATGGAGAACCCCCATATATTGGAAAAGAAAGGGACAGTGATAGGTACCTGTGTCCGTCACCCCCCAAGACAGAACTGCTGAGTATCAGACACCTACTGAGTGCAATGAGCAGGCTGGAATCCCAGGAGCGCATGACCAACGAGCTGAGAACCTGCTTTGAACATGCCCTGGAGAATTTTCGCCAAGAACCCAGCTTCATACAAGGGAACGCAAGGCTGGTGATCTGCTATGAGGAAAAGGAGTTTCATTTTGTATCAGGGAATGGGGAGAATGAATTCATGGTGTACCTGGAGGATGGCAAACCCCATTATGACAGCCcagtgctgggatggggggcatacctttttaaaatgcttgccAGTTTTTTTAAAGCGGTAGGGTAA